The proteins below come from a single Oncorhynchus keta strain PuntledgeMale-10-30-2019 chromosome 32, Oket_V2, whole genome shotgun sequence genomic window:
- the LOC118380115 gene encoding noelin-2 isoform X2, with protein MHLFSAMFLLVMLAAMPCEALYPSPEEGWQIYSSAQDADGKCICTVVAPAQNMCNRDPRSRQLRQLMEKVQNITQSMELLDLRTNRDLQYVKNTESQMKAVDVKLKTASDNPRNLNPKSLQELKDKVTQLLPLLPVLEQYKTDARQISRVREEVRNLSLVLMAIQEEMGAYDYEELRHRVLLLETRLHSCMQKLGCGKLTGVSNPITIRASGSRFGSWMTDTMIPSSDNRVWSMDGYFKGRRVLEYRTLNDFMKGQNFVQHLLPHPWAGTGHVVYNGSLYYNKYQSNIIIKYHFRSRSVLVQRSLSGAGYNNTFPYSWGGSSDIDLMADENGLWAVYTTIPNAGNIVISRLEPQSLEVLQTWDTGFPKRSAGESFMICSTLYVTNSHLAGAKIYFAYYTNSSSYEYTDIPFHNQYSHISMMDYNPRERVLYTWNNGHQVLYNVTLFQVVKTAGD; from the exons GCTCTCTATCCTAGCCCAGAGGAGGGCTGGCAGATCTACAGTTCAGCTCAGGATGCAGATGGGAAGTGTATCTGTACAGTGGTGGCCCCGGCCCAGAACATGTGTAACCGAGACCCACGCAGTCGGCAGCTCCGCCAGCTCATGGAGAAG GTCCAGAACATCACCCAGTCCATGGAGTTGCTGGACCTGCGGACCAACAGGGACCTTCAGTATGTGAAGAACACAGAGAGCCAGATGAAGGCTGTAGACGTCAAGCTGAAGACTGCCTCAGACAACCCCCGAAACCTCAACCCCAAGAGCTTACAG GAGTTGAAGGACAAGGTGACCCAGCTGCTCCCCCTACTGCCGGTGTTGGAGCAGTACAAGACGGACGCCCGTCAGATCAGCCgggtgagggaggaggtgaggaaccTGTCGCTGGTGCTCATGGCCATCCAGGAGGAGATGGGAGCCTACGACTACGAGGAGCTGAGACACAGGGTCCTGCTGCTGGAGACCAGACTCCACTCCTGCATGCAGAAACTGG gctgTGGGAAGTTGACCGGCGTCAGTAACCCCATCACCATCCGTGCGTCAGGGTCAAGATTCGGCTCCTGGATGACTGACACCATGATCCCTAGTTCAGACAACCGG gtgtGGTCCATGGATGGCTACTTTAAAGGTCGTCGTGTCCTGGAGTACCGCACCCTAAACGACTTCATGAAAGGCCAGAACTTCGTTCAGCACCTGCTGCCCCACCCCTGGGCGGGGACCGGCCATGTGGTCTACAACGGCTCCCTGTACTACAACAAGTACCAGAGCAACATCATCATCAAGTACCACTTCAGGTCCCGCAGTGTTCTGGTGCAGCGCAGTCTCAGTGGGGCCGGCTACAACAACACCTTCCCCTACTCCTGGGGAGGCTCCTCAGACATCGACCTGATGGCAGACGAGAACGGCCTGTGGGCcgtctacaccaccatccccaacGCCGGCAACATCGTCATCAGCCGCCTGGAGCCGCAGAGCCTGGAGGTGCTGCAGACGTGGGACACAGGGTTCCCCAAGCGCAGCGCCGGAGAATCTTTCATGATCTGTAGCACGCTGTACGTCACCAACTCCCACCTGGCCGGGGCTAAGATCTACTTCGCCTACTACACCAACTCCTCTAGCTACGAGTACACAGACATCCCCTTCCATAACCAGTACTCCCACATCTCCATGATGGACTATAACCCCAGGGAGAGGGTGCTGTACACCTGGAACAACGGACACCAGGTGCTCTACAACGTCACTCTGTTCCAGGTCGTTAAGACCGCTGGGGACTAG
- the LOC118380115 gene encoding noelin-2 isoform X1 — translation MSVPLLKIGAVLSTMAMVTNWMSQTLPSLVGLNGTTVSRGGTSERIVSALYPSPEEGWQIYSSAQDADGKCICTVVAPAQNMCNRDPRSRQLRQLMEKVQNITQSMELLDLRTNRDLQYVKNTESQMKAVDVKLKTASDNPRNLNPKSLQELKDKVTQLLPLLPVLEQYKTDARQISRVREEVRNLSLVLMAIQEEMGAYDYEELRHRVLLLETRLHSCMQKLGCGKLTGVSNPITIRASGSRFGSWMTDTMIPSSDNRVWSMDGYFKGRRVLEYRTLNDFMKGQNFVQHLLPHPWAGTGHVVYNGSLYYNKYQSNIIIKYHFRSRSVLVQRSLSGAGYNNTFPYSWGGSSDIDLMADENGLWAVYTTIPNAGNIVISRLEPQSLEVLQTWDTGFPKRSAGESFMICSTLYVTNSHLAGAKIYFAYYTNSSSYEYTDIPFHNQYSHISMMDYNPRERVLYTWNNGHQVLYNVTLFQVVKTAGD, via the exons GCTCTCTATCCTAGCCCAGAGGAGGGCTGGCAGATCTACAGTTCAGCTCAGGATGCAGATGGGAAGTGTATCTGTACAGTGGTGGCCCCGGCCCAGAACATGTGTAACCGAGACCCACGCAGTCGGCAGCTCCGCCAGCTCATGGAGAAG GTCCAGAACATCACCCAGTCCATGGAGTTGCTGGACCTGCGGACCAACAGGGACCTTCAGTATGTGAAGAACACAGAGAGCCAGATGAAGGCTGTAGACGTCAAGCTGAAGACTGCCTCAGACAACCCCCGAAACCTCAACCCCAAGAGCTTACAG GAGTTGAAGGACAAGGTGACCCAGCTGCTCCCCCTACTGCCGGTGTTGGAGCAGTACAAGACGGACGCCCGTCAGATCAGCCgggtgagggaggaggtgaggaaccTGTCGCTGGTGCTCATGGCCATCCAGGAGGAGATGGGAGCCTACGACTACGAGGAGCTGAGACACAGGGTCCTGCTGCTGGAGACCAGACTCCACTCCTGCATGCAGAAACTGG gctgTGGGAAGTTGACCGGCGTCAGTAACCCCATCACCATCCGTGCGTCAGGGTCAAGATTCGGCTCCTGGATGACTGACACCATGATCCCTAGTTCAGACAACCGG gtgtGGTCCATGGATGGCTACTTTAAAGGTCGTCGTGTCCTGGAGTACCGCACCCTAAACGACTTCATGAAAGGCCAGAACTTCGTTCAGCACCTGCTGCCCCACCCCTGGGCGGGGACCGGCCATGTGGTCTACAACGGCTCCCTGTACTACAACAAGTACCAGAGCAACATCATCATCAAGTACCACTTCAGGTCCCGCAGTGTTCTGGTGCAGCGCAGTCTCAGTGGGGCCGGCTACAACAACACCTTCCCCTACTCCTGGGGAGGCTCCTCAGACATCGACCTGATGGCAGACGAGAACGGCCTGTGGGCcgtctacaccaccatccccaacGCCGGCAACATCGTCATCAGCCGCCTGGAGCCGCAGAGCCTGGAGGTGCTGCAGACGTGGGACACAGGGTTCCCCAAGCGCAGCGCCGGAGAATCTTTCATGATCTGTAGCACGCTGTACGTCACCAACTCCCACCTGGCCGGGGCTAAGATCTACTTCGCCTACTACACCAACTCCTCTAGCTACGAGTACACAGACATCCCCTTCCATAACCAGTACTCCCACATCTCCATGATGGACTATAACCCCAGGGAGAGGGTGCTGTACACCTGGAACAACGGACACCAGGTGCTCTACAACGTCACTCTGTTCCAGGTCGTTAAGACCGCTGGGGACTAG